A genomic window from Planctomycetia bacterium includes:
- a CDS encoding HAMP domain-containing histidine kinase — protein MSTDDASPRALDDVRAAEAGAEHTVSKPSTAKLSNEPDFDAALLAAKLESLAEFAAGAGHEINNPLAVISGRAQLLLRDERDPERRRDLAIIHMQALRVHEMIADMMLFARPPRPRPTTCDVSRLIDRTIDTLRAKAATLELTLERVGAREPVLAEVDGEQIQTAVRAIVDNGLNAMRPGGKIEIELRAPSDEWLELFVRDDGPGIPDAHREHLFDPFYSGREAGRGLGMGLPKAWRIVTNHGGTIAVDPQTAGAANAATRRGATFVVRLPRR, from the coding sequence GTGTCTACCGACGATGCATCGCCTCGCGCTCTCGACGACGTTCGCGCCGCCGAAGCCGGGGCGGAGCATACCGTCTCAAAGCCGAGCACCGCGAAGCTTTCTAACGAGCCCGACTTCGACGCGGCGCTCTTGGCCGCGAAGCTTGAATCGCTCGCCGAGTTCGCCGCCGGCGCGGGGCACGAAATCAATAATCCGCTCGCCGTGATCTCGGGCCGAGCGCAGTTATTGCTGCGCGACGAACGGGATCCCGAGCGACGGCGCGACTTGGCGATCATCCACATGCAGGCGCTGCGCGTGCATGAAATGATCGCCGACATGATGCTCTTCGCGCGGCCGCCGCGGCCGCGGCCGACGACCTGCGACGTTTCACGGTTGATCGATCGCACGATCGACACGCTCCGGGCGAAAGCCGCGACGCTGGAACTCACGCTCGAGCGCGTCGGGGCGCGTGAGCCGGTGCTGGCCGAGGTCGACGGCGAGCAGATCCAAACGGCCGTGCGCGCGATCGTCGATAACGGGCTGAACGCGATGCGGCCGGGCGGAAAAATCGAGATCGAGCTACGCGCGCCGAGCGACGAGTGGCTCGAACTCTTCGTGCGCGACGACGGCCCGGGAATTCCCGACGCACATCGGGAGCATTTGTTCGACCCGTTCTACAGCGGGCGCGAAGCGGGGCGCGGCCTGGGCATGGGCCTGCCGAAGGCATGGCGGATCGTCACGAATCACGGCGGCACGATCGCGGTCGATCCGCAAACCGCCGGCGCCGCAAACGCAGCGACGCGGCGAGGCGCGACGTTCGTCGTGCGCCTGCCGCGTCGATGA
- a CDS encoding response regulator, with amino-acid sequence MKTVFTTGEAAKICKVSQQTIIRCFDSGQLKGFRVPGSRFRRIPRDQLFSFMKDNGIPTDALESGKRKVLLVDDDVELVELITDVLARDGRFEVRIANNGFDAGMLVKEYGPDLIVLDVMLPDINGKEVCQRVRKDHGAEEVKIICISGMVEEDKIADLKLAGANEFLHKPFEVDVLIERMCRMLDMETATSR; translated from the coding sequence ATGAAAACCGTATTCACGACCGGCGAAGCAGCGAAGATCTGTAAGGTCAGTCAACAGACGATTATTCGTTGCTTCGATTCCGGACAACTCAAAGGCTTCCGAGTTCCGGGGAGCCGTTTTCGTCGCATTCCGCGCGATCAATTGTTCTCGTTCATGAAGGATAACGGCATCCCGACCGATGCCCTCGAGAGCGGCAAGCGCAAGGTGCTGCTCGTCGACGACGATGTCGAACTCGTCGAACTGATCACCGATGTCTTGGCCCGCGACGGCCGCTTCGAGGTCCGCATCGCCAACAACGGCTTCGATGCCGGCATGCTGGTGAAGGAATACGGCCCCGACCTGATCGTGCTCGACGTTATGCTGCCCGACATCAACGGCAAGGAAGTTTGCCAGCGGGTGCGGAAGGATCACGGTGCCGAAGAGGTGAAGATCATCTGCATCTCCGGCATGGTGGAAGAAGACAAGATCGCCGATCTCAAGCTCGCGGGCGCCAACGAGTTTTTGCACAAGCCGTTCGAAGTCGATGTGCTGATCGAACGGATGTGCCGCATGCTCGACATGGAAACGGCGACCAGCCGATAA
- the mnmG gene encoding tRNA uridine-5-carboxymethylaminomethyl(34) synthesis enzyme MnmG — translation MHSSIYEYDVIVIGAGHAGTEAAMAAARLGAKTALLTVSLDTVGQMSCNPAIGGVAKGQIVREIDALGGIMGRVIDATGIQFRMLNLRKGPAMHSPRAQADKRAYQNEVKRLVECQPNLDLRQETVEDLIVEATDDGPRLRGLKVRGGAEYRAGALVVTTGTFLRALMHTGEAQTPGGRAGEGTTTGISGALLRVGLRLERFKTGTPPRINGRTIDFDRCELQPGDDEPRPFSFVTEKVAQAQMPCHITYTNEAVHALIRENLHRAPMYSGQIQSSGPRYCPSIEDKVVRFADKDRHQLFLEPEGRHTHEVYVNGVSTSLPRDVQDRIFRLIPGLEKAQIMRYGYAVEYDFSPPDQLRPSLETKGVRGLYLAGQINGTTGYEEAGAQGLIAGANAALAARGDQPLVLSRDEGYIGVLVDDLVTRGVDEPYRMFTSRAEYRLLLRHDNADRRLTPIAERVGLSDPERSGKLAAKLAEIARAMEILETVRVEQELLGKYLTHPEITWPDVVARCPELAAISAEAAEQIVNDVKYAGYVARQEVEIARNQRLAEKRIPESFDFGAIKHLRIEAREKLTRVRPVSLAQASRISGITPADLALVRVYLDG, via the coding sequence GATGAGTTGCAACCCGGCGATCGGCGGCGTCGCCAAGGGGCAGATCGTGCGCGAGATCGATGCGCTCGGCGGCATCATGGGGCGCGTGATCGACGCGACCGGCATTCAATTTCGGATGCTGAACCTGCGCAAAGGGCCGGCGATGCACAGCCCTCGCGCGCAGGCCGACAAGCGCGCGTATCAGAACGAAGTGAAGCGGCTCGTCGAATGTCAGCCGAACCTCGACCTGCGCCAAGAAACGGTCGAAGACCTCATCGTCGAAGCGACGGACGACGGCCCGCGACTGCGCGGGCTCAAGGTACGCGGCGGCGCGGAATATCGGGCCGGAGCGCTCGTCGTCACGACGGGGACTTTTCTCCGGGCCCTGATGCACACCGGCGAAGCGCAGACGCCCGGCGGCAGAGCAGGGGAGGGGACGACGACCGGCATCAGCGGCGCACTGCTGCGCGTCGGCCTGCGGTTGGAACGATTCAAGACCGGCACTCCGCCGCGGATCAACGGCCGGACGATCGACTTCGACCGCTGCGAGCTCCAGCCCGGCGATGACGAGCCAAGGCCGTTCTCGTTCGTCACGGAGAAGGTCGCACAGGCGCAGATGCCGTGTCACATCACGTACACGAACGAAGCGGTCCACGCACTCATCCGCGAGAACCTGCATCGCGCGCCGATGTACTCCGGGCAGATTCAATCGTCGGGCCCAAGGTATTGCCCGTCGATCGAAGATAAGGTCGTGCGGTTCGCAGACAAAGATCGGCATCAATTGTTCTTAGAGCCGGAAGGGAGACACACGCACGAAGTCTACGTGAACGGCGTGTCGACGAGCTTGCCGCGCGATGTACAGGATCGGATCTTTCGTTTGATTCCCGGCTTGGAGAAGGCGCAAATCATGCGCTACGGCTATGCCGTGGAATACGATTTCTCGCCACCCGATCAGCTGCGCCCGAGCCTGGAAACGAAGGGTGTGCGCGGGCTTTATCTGGCCGGCCAGATCAACGGCACAACCGGCTATGAAGAGGCCGGCGCGCAGGGCCTCATTGCCGGCGCGAACGCGGCGCTGGCCGCACGGGGAGACCAGCCGCTGGTCCTCTCGCGCGACGAAGGCTACATCGGCGTCTTGGTCGACGATCTCGTGACGCGCGGCGTCGACGAGCCGTATCGGATGTTCACGAGCCGGGCCGAATATCGGCTGCTGCTGCGGCACGACAATGCCGATCGCCGGCTCACGCCGATCGCCGAGCGCGTCGGGCTCAGCGATCCCGAGCGAAGCGGCAAGCTAGCGGCGAAACTCGCCGAGATCGCGCGGGCGATGGAGATTCTCGAAACGGTTCGGGTCGAGCAAGAACTGCTCGGCAAATATCTGACGCACCCGGAAATCACCTGGCCCGACGTCGTGGCCCGCTGCCCGGAACTCGCGGCTATTTCGGCCGAGGCGGCCGAGCAGATCGTGAACGATGTGAAATATGCCGGATATGTGGCGCGGCAAGAAGTGGAGATCGCGCGGAATCAGCGACTCGCCGAGAAGCGGATCCCGGAGAGCTTCGACTTCGGTGCTATCAAGCATCTGCGCATCGAAGCCAGGGAAAAACTGACCCGGGTGCGGCCGGTGTCGCTGGCGCAGGCATCGCGCATCAGCGGCATCACGCCGGCCGACTTGGCCCTCGTGCGGGTTTATCTTGATGGATAA